In Flavobacterium okayamense, a single window of DNA contains:
- a CDS encoding Maf family nucleotide pyrophosphatase: MLREKLQHKRIVLASGSPRRQQFFKELDIDFEIRLKEVKEVYPEHLKAEQITNFLAELKANAFSEIAKNEIIITSDTIVWHEKKALGKPKDYNDAFLMLQSMCGKTHEVITSVCFKTNTSIETFYEITKVSFKNLSDEALHYYLENYKPFDKAGAYGIQEWIGLVGIDKIEGSYANVVGMPIDKVYDKLLEYV; this comes from the coding sequence ATGCTTAGAGAAAAATTACAACATAAACGCATCGTTTTAGCTTCGGGTTCGCCAAGAAGACAACAATTTTTCAAAGAATTGGATATCGATTTTGAAATCCGATTAAAGGAAGTTAAAGAAGTATATCCGGAACATTTAAAAGCTGAACAAATAACGAATTTCTTAGCTGAATTAAAAGCCAATGCTTTTTCTGAAATTGCAAAAAACGAAATTATTATTACAAGTGACACTATTGTTTGGCATGAAAAAAAAGCCTTAGGAAAGCCAAAAGATTACAATGATGCATTTTTAATGTTACAATCGATGTGTGGCAAAACACATGAAGTAATCACTTCGGTTTGTTTTAAAACAAATACATCAATAGAAACGTTTTATGAAATCACAAAAGTAAGTTTCAAAAATCTATCTGATGAAGCTTTGCATTATTATTTAGAGAATTACAAACCTTTCGATAAAGCTGGTGCTTATGGCATTCAAGAATGGATTGGGTTAGTTGGAATTGATAAAATTGAAGGTTCGTATGCAAATGTTGTAGGAATGCCCATTGATAAAGTTTATGATAAATTATTAGAATATGTTTAA
- a CDS encoding geranylgeranylglycerol-phosphate geranylgeranyltransferase has protein sequence MNFFKLIRIQNLAMIAFMQILFRYTFMKTATFTELTPTFNFLALSHLQFFLLVLATVLIAAGGYIINDIMDQETDEIAKKRIVGVSISEKAAYNYYVICNIIGVGIGFYLSNVIIKPSFTAFFIITAALLYVYATTLKQIAVLGNVIVALILSFSIIIIGIYDLVPSTYAGNREQMKQVFSILTDYAIFAFIINFLREMVKDIEDTDADYASGIATLPVLIGKNRTMKIVFGLSIIPIALLAYYLRTNLFMYDYVVYYALLFIIAPLLFFTIKSWSAKTQKEYKNLSLLLKLILFFGIVSIWVITYSTLHA, from the coding sequence ATGAACTTCTTTAAACTTATACGCATACAAAACTTAGCGATGATTGCATTTATGCAAATTTTATTTCGCTATACATTTATGAAAACGGCTACATTTACTGAGCTTACGCCAACATTCAATTTCTTAGCGCTTTCGCATTTACAATTCTTTTTATTGGTTTTAGCTACAGTTTTAATTGCAGCTGGTGGTTACATCATTAATGATATTATGGATCAAGAAACTGATGAAATTGCAAAAAAGAGAATTGTTGGAGTTTCTATTTCTGAAAAAGCAGCTTACAATTATTACGTAATTTGCAATATTATTGGTGTTGGAATTGGGTTTTATCTTTCAAATGTTATTATTAAACCAAGTTTTACCGCATTTTTTATTATTACTGCTGCTTTGTTATACGTTTATGCAACTACTTTAAAACAAATTGCTGTTTTAGGAAATGTGATTGTAGCGTTAATTCTTTCTTTTAGTATCATTATCATCGGAATTTACGATTTAGTTCCTTCTACTTATGCAGGAAATAGAGAACAAATGAAACAAGTTTTCAGTATACTTACCGATTATGCAATTTTTGCATTCATCATTAATTTTTTAAGAGAAATGGTAAAAGATATTGAAGATACAGATGCTGATTACGCCAGCGGAATTGCAACTTTGCCTGTTTTAATTGGTAAAAACCGAACCATGAAAATTGTATTTGGATTGTCAATTATTCCAATTGCTTTATTAGCTTATTATCTTCGAACCAACTTATTCATGTACGATTACGTTGTGTATTATGCATTATTATTTATCATAGCTCCGCTTCTATTCTTTACAATCAAAAGTTGGAGTGCTAAAACACAAAAGGAATACAAAAACCTAAGTTTATTATTAAAGTTGATTTTATTCTTCGGAATTGTATCAATTTGGGTAATTACCTATTCTACTTTACATGCTTAG
- a CDS encoding four helix bundle protein, producing MVYQDLLAYKKGFEVAMEIFEATKSFPSEEKYSLTDQIRRSSRSVCANIAEAYRKRIYPNHFISKLTDSDAENSETQTWLEFALACKYIDQETYHKLSTKNTEVGKLINYMILNPKKFGVINKN from the coding sequence ATGGTTTATCAAGATTTATTAGCTTATAAAAAAGGTTTTGAAGTTGCAATGGAAATTTTTGAGGCTACAAAATCATTTCCATCAGAAGAAAAATACTCTTTAACTGATCAAATTAGAAGATCATCTAGAAGTGTTTGTGCAAACATAGCTGAAGCGTATAGAAAAAGAATCTATCCAAACCATTTTATAAGTAAACTAACTGATTCGGATGCTGAAAATTCTGAAACTCAAACTTGGCTTGAATTTGCTTTAGCTTGTAAATATATTGACCAAGAAACATATCATAAATTATCAACAAAAAATACTGAAGTTGGTAAATTAATAAATTATATGATTTTAAATCCTAAAAAATTTGGAGTAATAAATAAAAACTAA
- a CDS encoding KdsC family phosphatase, which yields MSQKSYKEHMNTITTFVLDVDGVLTDGTIHVTQTGEMLRNMNIRDGYAMKAAVENGYHVCIISGGSNEGVRVRLRNLGITDIHLGVSDKVETFKEYCDIYNINPENVLYMGDDIPDFHVMKLVGLPTCPQNAAPEIKGISKYISHKDGGKGCVRDVIEQVMKVQHKWMEHFDAKYD from the coding sequence ATGTCGCAAAAGAGTTATAAAGAACATATGAATACCATTACTACTTTCGTTTTAGATGTAGATGGTGTTTTAACTGATGGAACAATTCACGTTACTCAAACTGGTGAAATGCTTCGTAACATGAACATTCGTGATGGTTATGCTATGAAAGCTGCTGTTGAAAATGGATATCATGTTTGTATTATTTCGGGCGGAAGTAACGAAGGTGTTCGTGTTCGTTTACGAAATTTAGGAATTACTGATATTCATTTAGGCGTTTCTGATAAAGTAGAAACCTTTAAAGAATATTGCGATATTTACAATATTAATCCTGAAAATGTATTGTATATGGGTGATGATATTCCTGATTTTCACGTAATGAAATTGGTAGGGTTACCTACATGTCCGCAAAATGCAGCTCCGGAAATTAAAGGAATTTCAAAATATATTTCTCATAAAGATGGCGGAAAAGGTTGTGTTCGCGATGTTATTGAACAAGTCATGAAAGTACAACACAAATGGATGGAACATTTTGATGCAAAGTATGATTAA
- a CDS encoding Rossmann-like and DUF2520 domain-containing protein — MLKVTIIGSGNVAQHLIKVFSQTKEVSLVQAFARQPKSLLHLLPKEKITNDYNALQEADVYIISVTDNAINEVSSQLPFKNKLVVHTSGTSNIDILDSKNRKGVFYPLQTFSKSKEVDFSSIPLCLEAENEDDYKILELLAKAISNKVFNISSEQRKSLHVAAVFVSNFVNHMYVIGGEVCEENNVPFEVLQPLIQEVANKITSLSPKEAQTGPALRNDTKTIEKHIEFLKDSNYQDIYKLLTQSIQNVAKEL; from the coding sequence ATGTTAAAAGTAACGATAATTGGTAGTGGCAATGTCGCCCAACACTTAATTAAAGTGTTTTCACAAACAAAAGAAGTTTCTTTGGTTCAAGCTTTTGCACGTCAACCAAAATCACTTTTGCATTTGTTGCCAAAGGAGAAAATCACTAACGATTATAATGCTTTACAAGAGGCCGATGTTTACATTATTTCAGTAACCGATAATGCTATAAACGAAGTTTCAAGCCAACTCCCGTTTAAAAATAAGTTAGTGGTTCATACTTCTGGTACTTCAAATATTGACATTTTAGATAGTAAGAATAGAAAAGGAGTTTTTTATCCGTTACAAACATTTTCTAAGAGTAAAGAAGTCGACTTCTCCTCTATTCCATTGTGTTTAGAAGCTGAAAATGAAGATGATTACAAAATTTTAGAACTTTTGGCTAAAGCTATTTCAAATAAAGTTTTCAATATTTCATCAGAACAACGCAAAAGCTTACACGTAGCGGCTGTTTTTGTAAGCAATTTTGTCAATCATATGTACGTTATTGGTGGCGAAGTTTGTGAAGAAAACAACGTTCCATTTGAAGTTTTACAACCTTTAATTCAAGAAGTGGCAAATAAAATAACTTCACTTTCTCCTAAAGAAGCACAAACGGGTCCAGCTTTACGAAATGATACCAAAACTATAGAAAAACATATTGAATTTTTAAAAGATTCAAATTATCAAGATATTTACAAATTACTAACCCAATCGATACAAAATGTCGCAAAAGAGTTATAA